The sequence below is a genomic window from uncultured Fretibacterium sp..
CGTGGTTCAGCGCGTCGCTGAAGATCAGGTCCCCCTCGCCCGTCACGGTCGGCATTACTGCAAGGTTGCCGCAGAAGCCGGACTGCACGGTGATGGCGGCCTCGGTGCCCTTGAATCGTGCCAGCTTCCTTTCGAGCTCCAGATGGATGTCCATCGTCCCCGCGATGGTGCGGACGGCCCCCGGGCCGACCCCATAACGGTCGATGAGCTCCCTGGCCCGCGCACAGACACACGGGTCGTTGGCCAGCCCTAGATAGTTGTTGGAGCAGAGGTTCAGGTACCGATGCAAAATCTATATCTATTCCTAACAAAAGTATATAGATTTCTTACTGTTTCTCAGGACCTCAGGCTCCAGGTTTGCACCCTGGTGTCTGATTTGTAGGGTCCTCCAC
It includes:
- a CDS encoding aminotransferase class I/II-fold pyridoxal phosphate-dependent enzyme, translated to MHRYLNLCSNNYLGLANDPCVCARARELIDRYGVGPGAVRTIAGTMDIHLELERKLARFKGTEAAITVQSGFCGNLAVMPTVTGEGDLIFSDALNH